A single region of the Pontibacter kalidii genome encodes:
- a CDS encoding DUF4625 domain-containing protein gives MKKLNWLFLMVLSFAFVACDDDDEDVDLDVTAPTITISSPSENTMFAPGNVVALRANVTDDQGLENIRVWVTNPTGNTSEIEDDDITDFLNDNRQKDLELDITLPADAPEGDYMITVEATDEQGNEAEESVTINVMP, from the coding sequence ATGAAAAAGTTAAATTGGCTATTCCTAATGGTCCTGAGTTTTGCATTTGTTGCCTGTGATGATGACGATGAGGACGTGGACCTGGATGTAACTGCTCCAACAATCACGATCAGCTCCCCTTCTGAGAACACCATGTTTGCACCGGGCAATGTGGTGGCCCTTAGAGCAAACGTCACTGATGACCAGGGACTGGAGAATATTAGGGTGTGGGTAACGAACCCAACTGGCAATACCAGCGAAATAGAGGATGACGACATCACCGACTTTCTGAACGACAACCGCCAGAAAGACCTGGAGTTGGATATAACACTGCCTGCCGATGCCCCTGAGGGCGACTATATGATTACTGTAGAGGCCACCGACGAGCAGGGTAATGAGGCGGAGGAATCTGTCACCATCAATGTAATGCCCTAA